A single region of the Candidatus Protochlamydia amoebophila UWE25 genome encodes:
- the rpmJ gene encoding 50S ribosomal protein L36, with protein sequence MKVKASIKADPSKGDILVRRSGRLYVINKKDPNRKQRQKGPARKK encoded by the coding sequence ATGAAAGTCAAAGCATCGATCAAAGCTGATCCTTCTAAAGGCGATATACTTGTTCGTCGCAGTGGTCGTTTGTATGTTATTAACAAAAAAGATCCTAATCGCAAACAGCGCCAGAAAGGCCCAGCCCGTAAAAAATAA
- the rpsN gene encoding 30S ribosomal protein S14, with translation MAKKSSVEKQKRRERLVQLKWDKRKELREKSYNINLSEEEREQARIALNKMPRDSSPIRLRNRCQMTGRARGFMRKFKLSRLTFRELASMGMIPGVTKSSW, from the coding sequence ATGGCGAAGAAGTCATCGGTAGAAAAGCAAAAGCGCCGCGAAAGGCTCGTCCAATTAAAATGGGATAAAAGAAAAGAGCTCCGCGAAAAAAGTTACAACATAAACCTTAGCGAAGAAGAAAGAGAGCAAGCTCGCATCGCGCTTAACAAAATGCCGCGTGATTCTTCCCCTATACGTTTAAGAAATCGTTGCCAAATGACTGGCCGTGCTCGTGGCTTTATGCGTAAGTTTAAGCTCTCTCGTTTGACATTTAGAGAACTAGCTTCTATGGGAATGATTCCAGGTGTGACTAAGTCAAGCTGGTAA
- a CDS encoding GYF domain-containing protein, with protein MPQLDATQIMTSFVLSAIIGYLTGYYADQKGRDFTTWFILGLLFNFFATILLFFLPSIKKEENIRPTMTIAKPDPAISISQPQQPISPSSWKEEENKLWYYLDQNHEQVGPVSIIALRNLWNSGLLGFNSYVWAEGMDRWQKVDQLTNLKEALSKHSL; from the coding sequence ATGCCTCAATTAGACGCAACACAAATAATGACGAGTTTTGTTTTATCTGCAATCATTGGCTATTTGACAGGGTATTACGCAGATCAAAAAGGAAGAGATTTTACTACCTGGTTTATTCTTGGATTGCTGTTTAATTTCTTCGCAACAATCCTATTATTTTTTCTTCCTTCTATCAAGAAAGAGGAAAATATTAGGCCAACGATGACTATTGCAAAGCCAGATCCTGCTATTTCTATTTCACAGCCACAACAACCCATTTCCCCCTCTAGTTGGAAAGAGGAAGAAAATAAATTGTGGTATTATTTAGATCAAAACCATGAACAAGTTGGACCTGTTAGCATCATTGCTTTACGGAATTTGTGGAATAGTGGGTTGTTGGGATTCAATAGTTATGTTTGGGCTGAGGGAATGGACCGATGGCAAAAAGTTGATCAACTGACTAATCTCAAAGAAGCGTTAAGCAAGCATAGCCTTTAA